TCCAGAGCAGCCCCTGTTTGTGCTTTCTCCGCCGCGGCGAGCACGATGAGGGCGAGAGCCACCGAGTTGAAACGGGAGTCTACCACTTGGACTCTGTCATGAAGGCTCAGCAGCGCCTTGGCCCTGGTGGCCGAACTGAACGTGCCGCTCATTTTCTCGGAGATGTGAATGGAAACGACGTCATCCTCGCCTGCAGTCAGCTCCTGGTAGACCGTCAGGAACGCACCCACAGACGGTTGGGACGTCCTCGGCAGTTCCTCCGCTTCTCTCAGCCTTTGGAAGAACTGCATTGGAGTGATGTCGAGCCTGTCTCTGTAGGGCTCACTCCCGAAGTGGACGCTGCAGGGCACGATGATTATGCCCCGCTCGACTGCAAACTCGGGGTCGAGATCACACGTGCTGTCGGTCACAACCCTCACGACCATGCGGTCCTCACTTCATGGACTCGTTCTCGACCCGGAGGTGGTCCGATCCCTCCCATTCTAGCATTGGTCCTTTCTCGGAATGAAGCCTCGCAGCCTGTCTCCGTCACACAGGCTTGCGCATCGGCTATTTGACCGCTGGCAGCCCGAGTGGAGGGGTTGACACTCTGGCGGGCCCCAGCGCGTCTCACCCTCTGGGCTGGGCGCAGGCGCGGTCATCACGTTGTCCTGTAGCTTTGGAATCCTACAATGGCATACTGACCGTAGGCC
The sequence above is a segment of the candidate division WOR-3 bacterium genome. Coding sequences within it:
- a CDS encoding DegV family protein; this translates as MVVRVVTDSTCDLDPEFAVERGIIIVPCSVHFGSEPYRDRLDITPMQFFQRLREAEELPRTSQPSVGAFLTVYQELTAGEDDVVSIHISEKMSGTFSSATRAKALLSLHDRVQVVDSRFNSVALALIVLAAAEKAQTGAALESVVQHVRDVISRTHLLATADTLEYAARGGRIGKAQAFLGNLLQVKPIVQIKDGELHPIERVRTRARA